In one window of Hyla sarda isolate aHylSar1 chromosome 1, aHylSar1.hap1, whole genome shotgun sequence DNA:
- the SUGP1 gene encoding SURP and G-patch domain-containing protein 1 isoform X2: MSAPPKPFKPSTYIQYQEALIEKKKKEIEAKAQQQAKQSQQNNPAQGTNSAAPSSSTSNKFANDGSFLQQFLKLQKEKTGTDKSPASSSGCSSSTQKKPLLIGKRHGSSVESMLTQMKSVTRAKQTPKLCRSTVFKSPEEDDDDEEDYEQWLEIKISPPEDSETRKVVEQLARFVAEGGRELEKMAMEDYKDNPSFGFLHDQNSREFLYYRKKIAEFKQKQESQKPKTTSSKAPEDDETKMFAEKLARFVADGGPEVEAIALQNNRENPAFRFLYDTNGKGYKYYKMKVEEFRRAKQSSSDSPTLPDLKRKLATEASPTVSRPPAPSFSACPPTLQLSTEQAAKKKRKSRWGPEEEKLDIPPVTVISETPNTSILTAQDLKGLGYENGKPVGLVGVTELSDAQKKQIKEQQEMQQMYDLIMKHKKAMQDVQLMWEKAVKQHQHDYDSDEEVDGELGTWEHQLRQLEMDKTREWAEQLTEMGRGKHFIGDFLPPDELEKFMETFKALKEGREPDYSEYKEFKITVENIGYQMLMKMGWKEGEGLGSEGQGIKNPVNKGSTAVDGAGFGIDRPAELSKSDDEYEAFRKRMMLAYRFRPNPLNNPRRPYY; this comes from the exons ATGTCTGCCCCTCCAAAACCTTTTAAACCAAGTACATATATTCAGTACCAAGAGGCTCttatagaaaagaagaaaaaagaaattgaGGCCAAAGCACAGCAACAAGCCAAGCAGTCTCAACAGAACAACCCAGCTCAAGGCACAAA CTCTGCCGCTCCATCCTCCTCCACGTCAAATAAATTTGCAAATGATGGCAGCTTTCTACAACAGTTCCTTaagttacaaaaagaaaagacgGGCACAG ataaatctCCAGCAAGCTCTAGTGGCTGCTCATCATCTACGCAGAAAAAACCTCTTCTAATAGGAAAGCGGCACGGATCCTCAGTGGAGAGTATGCTCACCCAAATGAAATCCGTAACTCGTGCTAAGCAAACTCCTAAGCTGTGTCGTAGTACTGTCTTTAAGTCTCCTGAGGAAGATGACGATGATGAAGAGGACTATGAGCAGTGGTTAGAAATAAAAA TTTCACCCCCAGAGGACTCAGAAACACGCAAAGTGGTGGAGCAGTTGGCTCGATTTGTAGCTGAAGGGGGCAGAGAGCTGGAAAAAATGGCAATGGAAGATTACAAGGACAATCCATCTTTTGG ATTTCTCCATGATCAGAACAGCCGAGAGTTCTTGTATTACAGAAAGAAGATAGCTGAATTTAAACAGAAACAGGAAAGTCAAAAACCGAAAACTACATCAAGTAAag CCCCAGAAGATGACGAAACAAAGATGTTTGCAGAAAAGTTAGCTAGATTTGTGGCAGATGGTGGTCCTGAGGTTGAGGCCATTGCTCTTCAAAATAATAGAGAAAATCCTGCCTTCAG GTTTTTGTATGACACAAATGGCAAAGGGTACAAATATTATAAAATGAAGGTGGAAGAATTCAGACGAGCCAAGCAGTCATCATCTGACAGTCCCACCTTACCAGATCTTAAGCGTAAATTAGCCACAGAGGCCAGTCCTACAGTATCTCGACCCCCTGCTCCCTCGTTCAGTGCTTGCCCACCAACACTGCAGCTGTCCACAGAacaagctgcaaaaaaaaagagaaaaagtcgTTGGGGGCCGGAGGAAGAAAAATTAGATATACCTCCTGTAACTGTGATTAGTGAGACCcctaataccagcattttaacaG CCCAGGATCTGAAAGGCTTAGGTTATGAGAATGGAAAACCAGTGGGATTGGTTGGAGTCACAGAGTTGTCAgatgcacaaaaaaaacaaataaaagaacaGCAGGAG atgCAGCAAATGTATGACTTGATCATGAAACACAAGAAGGCCATGCAGGATGTGCAGCTCATGTGGGAAAAGGCTGTGAAACAACATCAGCATGACTATGACAGTGATGAAGAAGTTGATGGTGAACTAGGAACCTGGGAACACCAGTTGAGACAATTGGAAATGGACAAGACCAGGG AATGGGCAGAACAGCTAACTGAAATGGGTCGTGGTAAGCATTTCATTGGGGATTTCTTACCTCCAGATGAACTAGAGAAATTTATGGAAACATTCAAAGCCCTTAAG GAGGGTCGTGAACCTGACTATTCAGAATACAAAGAATTTAAGATAACTGTGGAGAACATAGGATACCAGATGCTTATGAAGATGGGCTGGAAAGAAGGAGAAGGGTTGGGTTCCGAGGGCCAAGGAATTAAGAACCCTGTTAACAA AGGCTCAACAGCAGTTGATGGGGCAGGTTTTGGCATAGATCGCCCAGCAGAGTTATCGAAAAGTGATGATGAATATGAAGCGTTTCGGAAGAGAATGATGTTGGCTTATCGCTTCCGGCCCAATCCACTG AATAACCCAAGACGCCCCTACTACTAG
- the SUGP1 gene encoding SURP and G-patch domain-containing protein 1 isoform X1, which yields MWWAEPALGRERESNKMENKKPAGIGGRRYMSAPPKPFKPSTYIQYQEALIEKKKKEIEAKAQQQAKQSQQNNPAQGTNSAAPSSSTSNKFANDGSFLQQFLKLQKEKTGTDKSPASSSGCSSSTQKKPLLIGKRHGSSVESMLTQMKSVTRAKQTPKLCRSTVFKSPEEDDDDEEDYEQWLEIKISPPEDSETRKVVEQLARFVAEGGRELEKMAMEDYKDNPSFGFLHDQNSREFLYYRKKIAEFKQKQESQKPKTTSSKAPEDDETKMFAEKLARFVADGGPEVEAIALQNNRENPAFRFLYDTNGKGYKYYKMKVEEFRRAKQSSSDSPTLPDLKRKLATEASPTVSRPPAPSFSACPPTLQLSTEQAAKKKRKSRWGPEEEKLDIPPVTVISETPNTSILTAQDLKGLGYENGKPVGLVGVTELSDAQKKQIKEQQEMQQMYDLIMKHKKAMQDVQLMWEKAVKQHQHDYDSDEEVDGELGTWEHQLRQLEMDKTREWAEQLTEMGRGKHFIGDFLPPDELEKFMETFKALKEGREPDYSEYKEFKITVENIGYQMLMKMGWKEGEGLGSEGQGIKNPVNKGSTAVDGAGFGIDRPAELSKSDDEYEAFRKRMMLAYRFRPNPLNNPRRPYY from the exons GGATAGGTGGCAGGAGGTATATGTCTGCCCCTCCAAAACCTTTTAAACCAAGTACATATATTCAGTACCAAGAGGCTCttatagaaaagaagaaaaaagaaattgaGGCCAAAGCACAGCAACAAGCCAAGCAGTCTCAACAGAACAACCCAGCTCAAGGCACAAA CTCTGCCGCTCCATCCTCCTCCACGTCAAATAAATTTGCAAATGATGGCAGCTTTCTACAACAGTTCCTTaagttacaaaaagaaaagacgGGCACAG ataaatctCCAGCAAGCTCTAGTGGCTGCTCATCATCTACGCAGAAAAAACCTCTTCTAATAGGAAAGCGGCACGGATCCTCAGTGGAGAGTATGCTCACCCAAATGAAATCCGTAACTCGTGCTAAGCAAACTCCTAAGCTGTGTCGTAGTACTGTCTTTAAGTCTCCTGAGGAAGATGACGATGATGAAGAGGACTATGAGCAGTGGTTAGAAATAAAAA TTTCACCCCCAGAGGACTCAGAAACACGCAAAGTGGTGGAGCAGTTGGCTCGATTTGTAGCTGAAGGGGGCAGAGAGCTGGAAAAAATGGCAATGGAAGATTACAAGGACAATCCATCTTTTGG ATTTCTCCATGATCAGAACAGCCGAGAGTTCTTGTATTACAGAAAGAAGATAGCTGAATTTAAACAGAAACAGGAAAGTCAAAAACCGAAAACTACATCAAGTAAag CCCCAGAAGATGACGAAACAAAGATGTTTGCAGAAAAGTTAGCTAGATTTGTGGCAGATGGTGGTCCTGAGGTTGAGGCCATTGCTCTTCAAAATAATAGAGAAAATCCTGCCTTCAG GTTTTTGTATGACACAAATGGCAAAGGGTACAAATATTATAAAATGAAGGTGGAAGAATTCAGACGAGCCAAGCAGTCATCATCTGACAGTCCCACCTTACCAGATCTTAAGCGTAAATTAGCCACAGAGGCCAGTCCTACAGTATCTCGACCCCCTGCTCCCTCGTTCAGTGCTTGCCCACCAACACTGCAGCTGTCCACAGAacaagctgcaaaaaaaaagagaaaaagtcgTTGGGGGCCGGAGGAAGAAAAATTAGATATACCTCCTGTAACTGTGATTAGTGAGACCcctaataccagcattttaacaG CCCAGGATCTGAAAGGCTTAGGTTATGAGAATGGAAAACCAGTGGGATTGGTTGGAGTCACAGAGTTGTCAgatgcacaaaaaaaacaaataaaagaacaGCAGGAG atgCAGCAAATGTATGACTTGATCATGAAACACAAGAAGGCCATGCAGGATGTGCAGCTCATGTGGGAAAAGGCTGTGAAACAACATCAGCATGACTATGACAGTGATGAAGAAGTTGATGGTGAACTAGGAACCTGGGAACACCAGTTGAGACAATTGGAAATGGACAAGACCAGGG AATGGGCAGAACAGCTAACTGAAATGGGTCGTGGTAAGCATTTCATTGGGGATTTCTTACCTCCAGATGAACTAGAGAAATTTATGGAAACATTCAAAGCCCTTAAG GAGGGTCGTGAACCTGACTATTCAGAATACAAAGAATTTAAGATAACTGTGGAGAACATAGGATACCAGATGCTTATGAAGATGGGCTGGAAAGAAGGAGAAGGGTTGGGTTCCGAGGGCCAAGGAATTAAGAACCCTGTTAACAA AGGCTCAACAGCAGTTGATGGGGCAGGTTTTGGCATAGATCGCCCAGCAGAGTTATCGAAAAGTGATGATGAATATGAAGCGTTTCGGAAGAGAATGATGTTGGCTTATCGCTTCCGGCCCAATCCACTG AATAACCCAAGACGCCCCTACTACTAG